A region of Haloplanus sp. XH21 DNA encodes the following proteins:
- the artA gene encoding archaeosortase A yields MAGPTTDALAWVVIGLFLSGALLRRRESDHARTATVAAWAVFAVFWAALVPHFAFVQRSFVEGFLSLVAVPASLYVGWLLYDGRDSLFVLSKAIAVMGVVYLPFETIPALTVAGLALPSPRHVLIAHTTAQTQWAMELLGYNPTLVEGDQGYLNTFKFVTDGGHTILFSIILACTGLGSIAIFVGLIAAVEAPLSRKLRALAIAVPIIYVLNIARTTFIGLMFGKQYMQWFVDEVLFLFGGTDPYKVSFYLSDRVISQVLAVVALVGVTYLVVRELPELVTIVEDVLYVITREEYDLREALDLPDPNEVGPGAD; encoded by the coding sequence ATGGCTGGCCCAACAACTGACGCCCTCGCGTGGGTCGTCATCGGCCTCTTTCTCAGCGGCGCCCTGCTCCGCCGCCGGGAGAGCGACCACGCTCGGACGGCGACGGTGGCCGCCTGGGCCGTCTTCGCCGTGTTCTGGGCCGCGCTCGTCCCGCATTTCGCGTTCGTCCAGAGGAGCTTCGTCGAAGGCTTTCTCTCGCTCGTCGCGGTCCCCGCGTCGCTGTACGTCGGCTGGCTCCTGTACGACGGCCGTGACTCCCTCTTCGTCCTCTCGAAGGCCATCGCCGTCATGGGTGTCGTCTACCTCCCCTTCGAGACGATTCCGGCGCTCACGGTCGCCGGTCTCGCGCTCCCGTCACCCCGACACGTCCTCATCGCTCATACGACCGCCCAGACCCAGTGGGCGATGGAACTGCTCGGCTACAACCCGACCCTCGTCGAGGGCGATCAGGGGTATCTCAACACGTTCAAGTTCGTCACCGACGGCGGCCACACCATCCTGTTCTCCATCATCCTCGCGTGTACGGGGCTGGGGAGCATCGCCATCTTCGTCGGTCTCATCGCCGCCGTCGAGGCGCCGCTGAGTCGGAAGCTCCGCGCGCTCGCCATCGCCGTCCCCATCATCTACGTCCTCAACATCGCCCGGACGACGTTCATCGGGTTGATGTTCGGCAAGCAGTACATGCAGTGGTTCGTCGACGAAGTGCTCTTCCTGTTCGGCGGCACCGACCCCTACAAGGTCTCCTTCTATCTCTCGGACCGGGTCATCAGTCAGGTGCTCGCAGTGGTCGCCCTCGTCGGCGTCACCTACCTCGTGGTGCGGGAGCTGCCCGAACTGGTGACCATCGTCGAGGACGTCCTCTACGTCATCACCCGTGAGGAGTACGACCTGCGCGAGGCGCTGGACCTGCCGGACCCGAACGAGGTCGGCCCGGGCGCCGACTAG
- a CDS encoding iron transporter: MNRRELLRTGAAVAGAMSLTGCSGLVETRPAGVPPVIEDRPDGVYKPTHVEGMAMIGTETTGDYAFGLTYSYPHRFWNVNGDSVSRTDIEADDAVHLMASVWDPETETVLPETGLSIEIYRDDSLVSQEVIYPMLSQPMGTHYGANFGLDGDGTYTVLLSVGGVSTRRTGAFRDRFDDPATVEFPFDYSEAAKNEIEFEQLADAGTPGAIQPMSMAALPNGVAPAESALPGTALGSGLSNDARLVVTALESPPAGVDGDGIYLAVSARTRYNRMVIPAMGLAGTLTRDGETVFDGEFTRTIDPDLEYHYGALVDDIESGDELTLSVTVQPQVARHEGYETAFGGLDDGMSDVTVRVP; the protein is encoded by the coding sequence ATGAACCGTCGCGAACTGCTCCGGACCGGCGCAGCCGTCGCCGGGGCGATGTCGCTCACTGGCTGTTCCGGACTGGTCGAGACGCGGCCGGCCGGCGTCCCGCCCGTCATCGAAGACCGCCCGGACGGCGTCTACAAACCGACGCACGTCGAGGGGATGGCGATGATCGGCACGGAGACCACCGGCGACTACGCCTTCGGTCTCACGTACAGCTACCCCCACCGGTTCTGGAACGTCAACGGCGACAGCGTCTCCCGGACCGACATCGAGGCCGACGACGCGGTCCACCTGATGGCGAGCGTCTGGGACCCCGAAACGGAGACGGTCCTCCCGGAAACCGGGCTGTCGATCGAAATCTATCGCGACGACTCGCTCGTCTCCCAGGAAGTGATCTACCCTATGCTCTCACAGCCCATGGGGACACATTACGGTGCGAACTTCGGTCTCGACGGCGACGGCACCTACACCGTCCTATTGAGCGTCGGCGGCGTGTCGACTCGGCGGACGGGTGCCTTCCGTGACCGGTTCGACGACCCGGCGACGGTGGAGTTCCCCTTCGACTACAGCGAGGCGGCGAAAAACGAGATCGAGTTCGAACAGTTGGCGGACGCCGGAACGCCCGGTGCGATCCAGCCGATGTCGATGGCGGCGCTTCCGAACGGCGTCGCGCCCGCCGAATCGGCCCTTCCGGGGACGGCTCTCGGCTCGGGCCTCAGCAATGACGCGCGCCTGGTCGTGACGGCCCTTGAGTCACCACCCGCTGGCGTCGACGGCGACGGCATCTACCTCGCCGTCTCGGCGCGCACCCGATACAACCGGATGGTGATCCCGGCGATGGGACTCGCGGGGACGCTCACGCGCGACGGCGAGACGGTGTTCGACGGCGAGTTTACTCGGACGATCGATCCCGACCTCGAGTACCACTACGGCGCCCTCGTCGACGACATCGAATCCGGCGACGAACTCACGCTCTCCGTAACCGTCCAGCCACAGGTCGCTCGTCACGAGGGCTACGAGACGGCCTTCGGCGGTCTGGACGACGGAATGTCGGATGTGACGGTGCGGGTTCCGTGA
- a CDS encoding Dyp-type peroxidase, translated as MPRDGDHSRRAVLKAAVALGSASALTACLDRNSDPVPTGDPDAKPPRQHAWREYVRHDDHGNTQLPRHQILLYLTLDGDDPPSDADRRALAEALDGLDHAYEWSHEGLLHSIAYSRSYFDRFDDPLPESVDLPQPTALSPFESPTFDRQDAVLHLASDRADVVLAADRALRGERGSANGVTIPPLTDVVTVDSRRTGFVGAGLPAENQDAAGIPDSRPVPEAAPLFMGFEAGFRGNQATESAVTLTDGPFAGGTTKAIANLRQRLDDWYGEQSADERVMELFSPGHVEHDLVEGVGDNLGADSGIDQFVDDIEGHAREYGRVGHAQKAARANRDEDGTVRLLRRHFESTDDIGSDQRVASLHFPTLQRRISEFEAVRRAMNGTDMTELTPAVRQRVNNGILEYIFVRRRGYFLVPPRRHRSLPAPRPE; from the coding sequence ATGCCCCGCGACGGCGACCACTCTCGACGCGCCGTGCTGAAAGCCGCAGTCGCACTCGGAAGCGCGAGCGCCCTGACTGCCTGTCTCGACCGCAACAGCGACCCCGTGCCGACGGGTGATCCGGACGCCAAACCCCCGCGCCAGCACGCGTGGCGGGAGTACGTTCGCCACGACGACCACGGCAACACGCAACTCCCCCGCCACCAGATCCTCCTCTATCTGACCCTCGACGGCGACGACCCGCCGTCCGACGCAGACCGCCGGGCGCTCGCCGAGGCGCTCGACGGTCTCGACCACGCCTACGAGTGGAGTCACGAGGGACTGCTCCACTCCATCGCCTACTCGCGGTCGTATTTCGACCGGTTCGACGACCCGCTACCGGAATCCGTCGACCTGCCACAGCCGACCGCACTCTCACCCTTCGAGTCGCCCACTTTCGACCGCCAGGACGCCGTACTCCACCTCGCGAGCGACCGGGCCGATGTCGTGCTCGCGGCCGACCGCGCCCTGCGCGGCGAACGCGGGTCCGCCAACGGCGTGACCATCCCCCCGCTGACCGATGTCGTGACGGTCGACTCCCGCCGGACGGGGTTCGTCGGGGCGGGTCTCCCCGCCGAGAACCAGGACGCGGCGGGCATCCCCGACTCCCGGCCGGTCCCGGAGGCTGCGCCGCTGTTCATGGGGTTCGAGGCGGGCTTCCGCGGGAATCAGGCGACCGAATCGGCCGTCACGCTCACGGACGGTCCCTTCGCCGGCGGGACGACGAAGGCCATCGCCAACCTCCGGCAGCGCCTCGACGACTGGTACGGCGAGCAGTCCGCCGACGAGCGCGTGATGGAACTGTTCAGCCCGGGACACGTCGAACACGACCTAGTCGAGGGCGTCGGCGACAACCTCGGCGCCGACAGCGGCATCGACCAGTTCGTCGACGACATCGAGGGCCACGCACGGGAGTACGGCCGCGTCGGCCACGCCCAGAAGGCCGCGCGCGCCAACCGCGACGAGGACGGCACCGTGCGCCTGCTCCGGCGGCATTTCGAATCGACCGACGACATCGGCTCCGACCAGCGGGTCGCGAGCCTGCATTTCCCCACGCTGCAGCGCCGGATCAGCGAGTTCGAGGCCGTCCGCCGGGCGATGAACGGCACCGATATGACGGAGCTAACCCCGGCCGTGCGCCAGCGGGTCAACAACGGCATTCTGGAGTACATCTTCGTCCGCCGACGAGGGTACTTCCTCGTCCCGCCGCGCCGGCACCGGTCGCTGCCGGCGCCCCGACCCGAATGA
- a CDS encoding DUF420 domain-containing protein — MNARERVPELTALLSVMSLSLVFGAVLGVIPRGAIPRAPAAVIASIPHVNAAISVVAVVAILAGVRFARRRRFRRHRAAMLLSTALFVAFLVLYLYKVIMEGPSTFTGPETVYQWLYLPLLAVHILLAVVCIPLLYYVLLLATTRPIEALTRTAHARVGRVAASLWLISFVLGTVVYAMLYVVY; from the coding sequence ATGAACGCACGCGAACGCGTCCCCGAACTCACGGCGCTCCTCTCGGTAATGTCGCTGTCGCTGGTGTTCGGTGCCGTCCTCGGCGTGATTCCGCGAGGCGCCATCCCACGGGCACCGGCGGCCGTAATCGCGTCGATTCCACACGTCAACGCCGCCATCAGCGTCGTGGCGGTCGTCGCCATCCTCGCCGGCGTTCGGTTCGCGCGCCGGCGACGGTTCCGACGGCACCGCGCCGCAATGTTGCTCTCGACCGCGCTCTTCGTCGCTTTCCTCGTTCTCTACCTCTACAAGGTGATCATGGAAGGACCGTCGACGTTCACCGGACCGGAGACGGTCTATCAGTGGCTCTACCTGCCTCTGCTGGCCGTCCACATCCTACTCGCCGTCGTCTGCATCCCGCTGCTGTACTACGTGTTGTTGCTCGCGACGACGCGTCCCATCGAGGCGCTGACGCGGACGGCCCACGCACGCGTCGGGCGCGTGGCCGCGAGCCTCTGGTTGATCTCGTTCGTGCTCGGCACCGTCGTCTACGCCATGTTGTACGTGGTGTACTGA
- a CDS encoding DUF7521 family protein, which yields MSHLDIALTAVKTATLLFGGLITFLAFKAHHRTGSPALRALGIGFGLITVGALLAGVGHQFTSLSLAQSIVIESALTLVGFAVIVYSLYVE from the coding sequence ATGAGTCATCTCGATATCGCGCTCACGGCCGTCAAGACCGCGACGCTCCTGTTCGGGGGTCTCATCACCTTCCTCGCGTTCAAGGCCCACCACCGGACTGGCTCGCCGGCCCTCCGCGCGCTCGGCATCGGCTTCGGCCTCATCACCGTCGGCGCCCTGCTGGCTGGCGTCGGCCACCAGTTCACCTCGCTCTCGCTCGCTCAGTCGATCGTCATCGAGAGCGCGCTCACGCTCGTCGGATTCGCGGTCATCGTCTACTCGCTGTACGTCGAGTAG
- a CDS encoding winged helix-turn-helix domain-containing protein, with product MVRDPLSGAASPDLQSVLDALDDPDCRTIVQHLDEPMTATEVSEECEIPMSTTYRKLDLLTEASLLAESTELRPDGHHATRYEVDFETVEIELTEDRTLDASISRPSRTADERLASLWGEVRKET from the coding sequence ATGGTGCGCGATCCGTTGTCGGGCGCGGCGTCGCCCGACCTGCAGTCGGTTCTCGACGCGCTCGACGATCCCGACTGCCGGACCATCGTCCAGCACCTGGACGAACCCATGACCGCGACTGAAGTGTCAGAGGAGTGTGAAATACCCATGTCGACCACATACCGAAAACTGGACCTGCTGACCGAGGCGTCGCTGCTCGCGGAGAGCACGGAACTCAGGCCAGACGGTCACCACGCGACCCGATACGAGGTGGATTTCGAGACGGTCGAAATCGAACTGACCGAAGACCGAACACTCGACGCGTCGATCAGTCGGCCGTCCCGGACGGCGGACGAGCGCCTGGCGTCGCTGTGGGGGGAGGTTCGAAAGGAGACATGA
- a CDS encoding MoaD/ThiS family protein, producing the protein MSTTTDTESTTPQTTTVALRATGHVRDAMETPQQEFTFEGDTLRDLLEEFFDQHPELAEMLIAETEAEASTSGWAKPPENLPGTWHKNPEGEQTKPFARVMVNGKFNEVLDGFDTKISDGDRVSFVYPFIFCC; encoded by the coding sequence ATGAGCACGACGACCGACACCGAGAGTACGACCCCGCAGACGACGACCGTTGCGCTCCGTGCGACGGGGCACGTCCGCGACGCGATGGAGACTCCCCAGCAGGAGTTCACCTTCGAGGGCGACACCCTGCGCGACCTGCTGGAGGAGTTCTTCGATCAGCACCCCGAGCTCGCGGAGATGCTCATCGCCGAGACGGAGGCGGAAGCGTCGACCAGCGGGTGGGCCAAACCCCCCGAGAACCTGCCCGGAACGTGGCACAAGAACCCCGAGGGCGAACAGACCAAGCCCTTCGCGCGAGTGATGGTCAACGGGAAGTTCAACGAAGTGCTCGACGGCTTCGACACGAAGATATCGGATGGCGACCGCGTGAGCTTCGTCTACCCGTTCATCTTCTGTTGCTGA
- the nirK gene encoding copper-containing nitrite reductase: MLETTRRRTLQALGVGGAATVAGCSAEAPNAEQAETERQRMEQQSGSIADQVAADPTDIPGPIDRDESTTHEITLTAEEVTAEIEPGVTFDFMTFDGQIPGPMIRIRQGDTVDLTIENPSGNVLPHNVDFHAVYGTGGGAAATTVAPGEENALRFRADYPGAFIYHCAVPNLDMHISAGMFGMILVEPENGLPEVDQELYFGQHEVYTDGEAGQEGKHRFDMESMKNEAPTYVLLNGEKYAWAAANRGPIEVDQGDRVRVFMVDGGPNLSSNFHPIGNVWKRAYRDGGVPEDGDFEAYADKNIQTMKVPPGSCMIGEMDTPVPERIKLVDHALSRVARRGMLAEVDVLGEERAEIFDPDANGSSHEGPQYA, from the coding sequence ATGCTCGAAACTACCCGGCGGCGAACGCTCCAGGCACTCGGCGTCGGCGGTGCGGCGACGGTTGCGGGGTGTAGCGCGGAGGCACCGAACGCGGAGCAAGCCGAAACCGAGCGGCAGCGAATGGAACAGCAGTCCGGTTCGATAGCGGATCAGGTCGCTGCCGATCCGACCGATATTCCGGGGCCGATAGACCGGGACGAGTCGACCACCCACGAAATCACGCTGACCGCCGAAGAGGTGACTGCCGAGATCGAACCCGGCGTCACGTTCGATTTCATGACGTTCGACGGGCAGATTCCCGGGCCAATGATTCGGATTCGGCAGGGGGATACGGTCGATCTGACGATCGAGAACCCCTCCGGGAACGTGCTCCCACACAACGTGGACTTCCACGCCGTCTACGGCACCGGCGGTGGGGCCGCAGCGACGACGGTCGCACCTGGCGAGGAGAACGCCCTCCGCTTCCGAGCGGACTACCCGGGGGCGTTCATCTACCACTGTGCCGTGCCGAACCTCGACATGCACATCAGTGCTGGCATGTTCGGCATGATCCTCGTCGAGCCGGAAAACGGGCTGCCCGAGGTCGATCAAGAACTCTACTTCGGGCAGCACGAGGTCTACACCGACGGCGAGGCCGGGCAGGAGGGCAAGCACCGTTTCGACATGGAGTCGATGAAAAACGAAGCGCCGACGTACGTCCTCCTGAACGGGGAGAAGTACGCCTGGGCAGCCGCCAACCGCGGCCCCATAGAGGTCGATCAGGGCGACCGTGTCCGGGTGTTCATGGTCGACGGCGGCCCGAACCTCTCCAGCAACTTCCACCCAATCGGAAACGTCTGGAAGCGGGCCTACCGCGACGGAGGCGTGCCCGAGGACGGTGACTTCGAGGCCTACGCCGATAAGAACATCCAGACGATGAAGGTGCCGCCGGGAAGCTGCATGATCGGCGAGATGGACACGCCGGTGCCCGAACGCATCAAACTCGTCGACCACGCGCTCAGCCGCGTCGCGCGGCGGGGGATGTTGGCCGAAGTCGATGTGCTCGGAGAGGAGCGGGCGGAGATCTTCGACCCCGACGCCAACGGCTCCAGCCACGAGGGGCCGCAGTACGCCTGA
- a CDS encoding flippase activity-associated protein Agl23: protein MSAADSEASRRFDRVAVAVLAVTVLALAARFVGLGSRPFHWDEARVGYWSLRYLDTGAFEYRPVAGGPLLYIIERYVFALVGATDATARAVVAVVGGCSPLVALLFRDSVEPDGTPPRHQLSDTETVAFAALLAASPALLYYGRFLRGDVPLAVFGLVVVGCVIRLLDDGGARYRYLGAAALALSLASSAFVVGYVVCWLVAAALTLDQRRLVGEGGGTLDRLETAVLRVRGSPRSALGAIGVFLAVHLYFYAPRSNGSIRPTLSTLEAAFLGAPQAFYGVRVVGRRQGGTHQILPYLSDHLGTLLAASTVVVALAAVGFLVDRYSTGDTRPVVAFHAYWAGASLFVIPVISEESAAWLSVHTVAPALVPAAAAVGLLVRYTSRTLDRDDAVGTAVAVLLALAVVGQLGVGVAGTAYGPTTDANPLAHHAQPADDLDPFVDDVSTAIAGNEGVDVLFYGSTFVPARDADYDRPPVDDTWGNRLPLPWYLERVGAETDGVRSVDGVETMAASGSLPPVVIADAGQESTLAPRLEGYETSTYRLSIRNREVVVFVRR, encoded by the coding sequence ATGTCAGCGGCCGATTCCGAGGCGAGTCGTCGGTTCGACCGCGTCGCCGTCGCCGTCCTCGCCGTCACCGTTCTCGCCCTCGCTGCCCGTTTCGTCGGCCTCGGCTCGCGCCCCTTCCACTGGGACGAGGCTCGCGTCGGCTACTGGAGCCTCCGCTATCTCGACACCGGCGCCTTCGAATACCGCCCCGTCGCGGGCGGACCTCTCCTCTACATCATCGAGCGGTACGTCTTCGCGCTCGTCGGCGCAACCGACGCGACGGCCCGCGCCGTCGTCGCCGTCGTCGGCGGTTGTAGTCCACTCGTTGCCCTCCTCTTTCGTGACTCCGTGGAGCCGGACGGTACGCCGCCTCGCCATCAACTCAGCGACACCGAGACCGTCGCGTTCGCGGCGCTTCTCGCGGCGAGTCCCGCCCTCCTCTACTACGGGCGATTCCTCCGGGGCGACGTTCCGCTCGCCGTCTTCGGCCTGGTCGTCGTCGGCTGCGTGATTCGCCTCCTCGACGACGGCGGGGCGCGTTACCGGTATCTCGGCGCCGCCGCGCTCGCGCTCTCGCTCGCCAGTTCGGCGTTCGTCGTGGGCTACGTCGTCTGCTGGCTGGTCGCCGCGGCGCTCACGCTCGATCAGCGACGACTCGTGGGCGAGGGCGGGGGCACCCTCGACCGCCTCGAGACCGCGGTCCTGCGCGTCCGCGGCTCCCCCCGGTCGGCGCTCGGCGCCATCGGCGTCTTTCTCGCGGTCCATCTCTACTTCTACGCGCCGCGATCCAACGGGTCGATCCGGCCGACGCTCTCGACGCTGGAGGCGGCGTTCCTCGGCGCCCCACAGGCGTTCTACGGCGTGCGCGTCGTCGGCCGGCGGCAGGGCGGCACCCACCAGATCCTGCCGTATCTGAGCGACCACCTCGGAACGCTCCTCGCGGCGTCGACCGTCGTCGTCGCGCTCGCGGCCGTCGGCTTCCTCGTCGATCGGTACAGCACCGGCGACACCCGCCCCGTCGTCGCCTTCCACGCCTACTGGGCGGGGGCGTCGCTGTTCGTCATCCCGGTCATCTCCGAGGAGAGCGCGGCGTGGCTCTCGGTCCACACCGTCGCCCCGGCGCTCGTGCCCGCGGCCGCCGCCGTCGGCCTGCTCGTTCGATACACGTCGCGGACGCTCGACCGGGACGACGCCGTCGGGACGGCCGTCGCCGTCCTGCTCGCGCTCGCGGTCGTCGGCCAACTCGGCGTCGGTGTCGCCGGAACGGCGTACGGTCCCACGACCGACGCGAACCCGCTCGCCCATCACGCTCAGCCCGCCGACGATCTGGACCCCTTCGTCGACGATGTCTCTACGGCCATCGCCGGCAACGAGGGCGTCGACGTGCTCTTCTACGGATCGACGTTCGTCCCCGCACGCGACGCCGACTACGACCGCCCACCCGTCGACGACACGTGGGGGAACCGGCTGCCACTCCCGTGGTATCTCGAACGCGTCGGGGCCGAGACGGACGGCGTCCGCAGCGTCGACGGGGTGGAGACGATGGCTGCGAGCGGATCGCTCCCGCCCGTCGTGATCGCGGACGCGGGCCAGGAGTCGACGCTGGCGCCACGGCTGGAGGGCTACGAGACGAGTACCTATCGCCTGTCGATACGGAACCGAGAAGTCGTGGTGTTCGTCCGGCGCTAG
- a CDS encoding transcription initiation factor IIB: MERPSRQRQRSQETEQEADESVDCPECGSDNIVTDADQGELVCDDCGLVIDERQIDRGPEWRAFNHSERQSKSRVGAPITETMHDRGLTTTIDWKDKDAYGRSLSSEKRSQMHRLRKWQERIRTKDAGERNLQFALSEIDRMASALGVPRSVREVASVIYRRALNEDLIRGRSIEGVATAALYAACRQEGIPRSLDEVAEVSRVPQKEIGRTYRYISQELGLELKPVDPKQFVPRFASALELSEEVQAKATEIIDVSAEQGLLSGKSPTGFAAAAIYAASLLCNEKKTQREVADVAQVTEVTIRNRYQEQIEAMGFR, translated from the coding sequence ATGGAACGTCCGAGCCGCCAACGTCAGCGGAGCCAGGAGACGGAACAGGAAGCGGACGAGTCCGTCGACTGCCCCGAATGTGGATCAGACAACATCGTCACGGACGCGGATCAGGGGGAACTCGTCTGTGACGACTGTGGGCTAGTGATCGACGAACGGCAGATCGACCGCGGGCCGGAGTGGCGGGCGTTCAACCACTCGGAACGACAGAGCAAGTCCCGCGTCGGCGCCCCGATCACCGAGACGATGCACGACCGAGGGCTGACGACGACCATCGACTGGAAGGACAAGGACGCCTACGGACGCTCGCTCTCCTCCGAGAAACGCTCGCAGATGCACCGCCTGCGCAAGTGGCAGGAGCGAATTCGGACGAAGGACGCGGGCGAGCGCAACCTCCAGTTCGCGCTCAGCGAAATCGATCGCATGGCCTCCGCGCTCGGCGTGCCGCGCTCGGTGCGCGAAGTCGCCTCCGTCATCTATCGGCGCGCACTCAACGAGGACCTCATCCGCGGACGCTCCATCGAGGGCGTCGCCACCGCGGCGCTCTACGCCGCCTGCCGACAGGAAGGCATCCCCCGCTCGCTCGACGAAGTCGCCGAGGTCTCTCGCGTCCCCCAGAAGGAGATCGGTCGCACCTACCGCTACATCTCGCAGGAACTCGGTCTCGAACTCAAACCCGTCGACCCCAAGCAGTTCGTCCCGCGCTTTGCCTCCGCGCTCGAACTGAGCGAGGAGGTCCAGGCCAAGGCGACGGAGATCATCGACGTCTCGGCCGAACAGGGACTGCTGTCCGGGAAGTCGCCCACCGGCTTCGCCGCGGCCGCCATCTACGCCGCCTCCCTGCTCTGTAACGAGAAAAAGACCCAGCGTGAAGTCGCCGACGTGGCCCAGGTGACCGAGGTCACTATCCGCAACCGGTATCAGGAACAGATCGAAGCGATGGGCTTCCGCTAG
- a CDS encoding NAD(P)/FAD-dependent oxidoreductase: MNTTDHDVLIVGGGPSGLSAGLFTARAGLETLLVTDGDPILRRNAHLENYPGFPAGVSSGLLLEMMEDQAERAGCERREGRVVDLRPLDDGFAAETAAGETLTATAVVAATKNTVDFLENIDGVGIIDRGKSFVETDDRGRTGVPGLYAAGRLAAQPYQAIIVAGHGATVGVTVVEDSDVDLYHDWVVPDRYFTGRGRDLPPGCEEIDDAKRRRREAESLAVMRDYFAEPHPEEPNQHPSVED; encoded by the coding sequence ATGAACACCACCGACCACGACGTGCTGATCGTCGGCGGCGGTCCGTCGGGGCTCTCCGCCGGTCTCTTCACCGCTCGAGCAGGACTGGAGACGCTTCTCGTCACCGACGGTGATCCGATCCTCCGGCGCAACGCCCACCTGGAGAACTATCCCGGCTTCCCCGCCGGCGTCAGTAGTGGCCTCCTCCTGGAGATGATGGAGGATCAGGCCGAGCGCGCCGGCTGTGAGCGTCGCGAGGGTCGGGTCGTGGATCTCCGCCCGCTCGACGACGGATTCGCCGCCGAAACGGCGGCCGGCGAGACGCTCACGGCGACGGCCGTCGTCGCCGCGACGAAGAACACGGTCGATTTCCTCGAGAACATCGACGGCGTCGGAATCATCGACCGTGGCAAGTCGTTCGTCGAGACGGACGACCGCGGACGGACCGGCGTTCCGGGGCTGTACGCCGCGGGGCGGCTTGCCGCCCAGCCCTATCAGGCCATCATCGTCGCGGGCCACGGCGCGACGGTCGGGGTCACGGTCGTCGAGGATTCGGACGTCGACCTCTATCACGACTGGGTCGTGCCGGACCGGTATTTCACCGGGCGCGGGCGGGACCTCCCGCCAGGGTGCGAGGAAATCGACGACGCGAAGCGACGGCGACGGGAAGCGGAGTCGCTGGCAGTCATGCGCGACTACTTCGCCGAACCACACCCCGAGGAGCCGAACCAGCATCCCAGCGTCGAGGACTGA
- a CDS encoding NAD(P)/FAD-dependent oxidoreductase translates to MTDSDTQTDTEYDIAVVGGGPAGLTAALYTTRLGHDTLVVDRGGGRAAMMQDTHNVIGVTEDTSGVEFLETAREQVQSYGATYHRGFVSDITQADDRFRLETEDATVDAAQVVLATGFSDVKPDPPLPPTGRGLHYCLHCDAYMFVDEPVYVMGHGDSAAYVAMIMLNFTDEVDLLTRGDEPTWSDETGEMLDAHPIDVIHEDITGMTRGDDGWLESFEFEDSVGPRPTGSRTESGDGTVREYRGGFPMYGSEYNNELAVSLGCDRNDDGTIVVDDHGRTSVDGVYAVGDMVPGHNQIPVAMGQGAKAGIAIHMDLRAFPRSIEEIAAEGPVSPDEVPAVSESIREAARAFRESEAAESAADD, encoded by the coding sequence ATGACCGACAGCGACACCCAGACCGATACCGAGTACGACATCGCCGTCGTCGGCGGTGGCCCGGCGGGCCTGACCGCCGCCCTCTACACCACGCGCCTCGGTCACGACACTCTCGTCGTCGACCGCGGCGGCGGCCGCGCGGCGATGATGCAGGACACGCACAACGTCATCGGCGTCACCGAGGACACCTCCGGCGTGGAGTTCCTGGAAACGGCTCGCGAGCAGGTGCAGTCCTACGGCGCGACCTACCACCGCGGGTTCGTGAGCGACATCACCCAGGCCGACGACCGGTTCCGCCTGGAGACCGAGGACGCCACCGTCGACGCGGCGCAGGTCGTCCTCGCGACCGGATTCAGCGACGTGAAACCCGATCCGCCGCTCCCGCCCACGGGCCGCGGCCTGCATTACTGCCTCCACTGTGACGCCTACATGTTCGTCGACGAACCCGTCTACGTGATGGGCCACGGCGACAGCGCCGCCTACGTCGCCATGATCATGCTCAATTTCACCGACGAGGTCGACCTCCTCACCCGGGGCGACGAACCGACCTGGAGCGACGAGACGGGCGAGATGCTCGACGCTCACCCCATCGACGTCATCCACGAGGACATCACGGGCATGACTCGCGGCGACGACGGGTGGCTGGAGAGCTTCGAGTTCGAGGACAGCGTGGGACCGCGTCCCACGGGCAGCCGGACGGAGTCCGGCGACGGCACCGTCCGCGAGTACCGCGGCGGGTTCCCGATGTACGGTTCGGAGTACAACAACGAACTGGCGGTCAGTCTCGGGTGTGACCGCAACGACGACGGCACTATCGTCGTCGACGACCACGGCCGGACCAGCGTCGACGGCGTCTACGCCGTCGGGGATATGGTTCCGGGCCACAACCAGATCCCCGTCGCGATGGGGCAGGGCGCGAAAGCCGGCATCGCCATCCACATGGACCTGCGGGCGTTCCCGCGGAGCATCGAGGAGATAGCGGCCGAGGGGCCGGTCAGTCCCGACGAGGTGCCGGCCGTCTCGGAGTCGATTCGGGAGGCCGCGCGCGCGTTCCGGGAGTCCGAGGCCGCCGAATCGGCCGCGGACGACTGA